GAATATGTCCTCGCCGATCCGAACTATGTCGGCCACCTCCCGGACAATGTGTCGTTCATCGATATCGCCCCGATCCTGTGCGCCGGCGTGACCGTCTACAAGGGGCTCAAGGTCACCGACACCAAGCCGGGCGACTGGGTGGTGATCTCGGGGATCGGCGGGCTCGGCCACCTCGCCGTGCAATATGCCAAGGCGATGGGGCGCAACGTGCTCGCGGTCGATATCGACGACGACAAGCTCGATCTGGCCAGGCAGCTCGGCGCATCGCTCGTCGTCAATGCGCGCGCGGAGGATCCCGTCGCGTTCGTGAAGAAATCGATCGGCGGCGCGCAGGGCGTCCTCGTCACGGCGGTTTCGCCCAAGGCCTTCGGTCAGGCGATGGGCATGGTCGAGCGCGGCGGCACGGTGGCGTTGAACGGCCTGCCCCCGGGGGACTTCCCGCTGCCGATCTTCGATACCGTGCTGAACGGGATCACGGTGCGGGGCTCGATCGTGGGCACGCGGCTCGACCTTCAGGAGGCGCTGAACTTCGCGGGCGAGGGCAAGGTCAAGGCGACGGTCGAGACCGAGCGCCTTGAAAACATCAACACCGTCTTCGCGCGGATGCACAAGGGCGACATCCAGGGCCGCGTCGTCCTCGATTTCGAGGCCTAGCTCCTCGCCGCGCGGCGGGTGCGGCGGGGCCGTGCCCGCCACGCCGTTCCAGTCGACCGTCGGGAGACGTGTTTCTGGCATCGCCCGCCTCGTGCAGCGAAGCGGCCTACATCTGCGCTCGGCGGCCCCGTCATGGCCTGACGGCGGCGCATTGGTGCGCACGACGCGGCGGTGGTCGCCGCCGCCCCGCCGGGCACTACTTCATGGTTGCGATCATGAGCTTGGCCGCACGCCGATATCGTGCGGCCAGGGCGGGGATTCTCAGCTCAGTCGCGCGTAGCGTCGGCAATGTTCGAGATATCCGATCTCATGCGCGCCGGCGAGATCGACCACCGTTCGCCACAACCATGAGGGGGCTTCGGTCTTGCCGGCACGATCCCGGCCAAAGCATTCCGCCAGGGCCTGCCGGCCCGCTGCGTCGAGCTGTCGCGCATGGGCGCGGCCCACGACATAAGCGAGATAGGCGCCCGCTTCGACGGCTTCACCACGGGAAAATTGACCGACCTCCAATTTCAGATCCTGCGGTGCCAGTTCCCGCAGCACGACCGGGCGGCCGAGCAGGTGGGTGGCGATCATCCGGTCGCCGAGATTGGGCGACAAGGCCATCGCCCCGGCGACGACGCGCTCGCCCGGATCGGACGGCATGGTGGCGGATTTCGCGACCGGTGCGACCGAGGGCAGGGCCTCCTTGATATCGACCAGCGCAAGATATTCCTGCCTGTCGCCCTTGCGCCGGATCCCGAGCAGGACGGCAAAGCGCAGATGACCGAGCGAGCTGCATCCCTTTTTCCAATAGGCCGCATCGACCACGCGCAACCGCGCTTTCCTGCCGGCCTTGGCGAGGTCGAGGGCGCGTTCACGAATCTCCTCGTCTTCGAAGAGCGCGGTGATGGCGTGCCGCTCCTCCGTCGAGAGCGCCCAGAAGCGCTTGCCGAGCGGGAGAGACGGCTCTTCGTCGCCGATCCGCTCCATGGCGAGATGGCGCCAGCCGCGCGCGGATGCCCTCTTCCGAACCGTGCGGACGACGTCCGGCTCCGGCGAGGCCTCGCCGTCATCATGCGGATGCATGGCCTGGCCATAGCCCCGGATCATCGCCTCCAGCATCCTGGCGGTGGTGACGCCGGGCAGATCGGAGCTGCGCGCGGCAGTTTCCAGCGACAGTCCCAGCCGGATCAGATCCAGTGCCGGGTTACCGATCACCGTCTGATCGAGATCGCGTATCTGGAAATCGATGTTGCGCTCGCTGTCGGCGAGTGGACCGAGATTGCCGAGATGACAGTCACCGCAGATCCAGATCGCCGGGCCGGGCGGCACCAGCCGGGCGGCCGGCATCTCGGCCAGCCATCGGTAGAAATTCCCGGTATTGCCACGCACATAGGCATGGACCGAACTCGCCATCTTGCGCGCATGCGTCTCGTCTAGGATCGCGGCGCGCTCATCGGGTGCGATCCTCAACGATGCGCCTCGCGTGCCGCCTTCTGCGCCTTGGCCTGCTGGGCATAATGATGGTGTGCGACGACACAGCCGACCGCCGCACCGGCGATGGCATGACCCCTGCCGACGAAATGGCCGGCGACACCGCCGGCCGCGGCGCCCCGGATGCAACCTTTCGCCAGCGCCGGCGAGGCGCCGACGAGCAACATGGGGACGGCGAGCATGGTGATGGCGAGGCGCATGGGGTTCTCCTTGGGGAGGGGAATACCCCCGCGACGGCTTCGGGTTCCATGAACTCGCGGTAAGGTCGGCCTGCGGCGATGCGTACGTCCGCCGTCGGTGCATCGTGCCGGATCGGGGATGCGGATCTTCTCTTGGCCCAGCGACGGCGCCGCCCTAAGGCGCTCACCCGACTGGAGCCATCGATCCGGCTATATCGGGCCAATGGCTCCAGTGAATTGTTTTACCGCGATTTCTTCATCGACAGATGACCCCATCTGGCCGGGAAACCGCTTGAGAAGTATTGTATCTGTGACCGACACCTACCGCCTCTATCGCATGAACGCGCTCACCGGCGCCATTCTGGACGTCGAGGATTTCCAGTCCTTTTCCGATGATCAGGCGATCGAACGGGCACTGGCCGATGCCGGTGAGCGCCGGATCGAATTGTGGTGCGGCAGCCGCAAATTGCTTGCCATCAGCGGGCGTGGCGGCCCGAGCGAACTGACCATCGCGCGCCCGCCCGAATAACGGGGCGGTCAGGGCTTGTCCGGTCTGGCGGAAATGTCCGGAATCGGTGCCCGGACGACGCTTCCGGCTGGTACGTTCTGGCGAAGAACGATATTCGCGTCGATGGTCACGTCCGCGCCGATGTCGATTGGGCCGAGCAGGGCCGCGCCGGGCAGGATCACGGTGCGGTCGCCGACCGCAGGGTGGCGGCGTTCGTCGCGTGCGCCGCCGAGCCCGCCGATGGTCACCCCCTGGTGGATGTGGACGTCGGCACCGATCATCGCGGTTTCGCCGATGATGACGCCGGTGCCATGGTCGATGAACAGCCCAGGCCCGATCGCGGCGCCCGGATGAATGTCTATGCCGGTCTGGCGGTGCGCGATTTCCGCGATCGACCGTGCCACGATCCGCGATCCTTCGCGATACAGGGCATGGGCGATGCGGTGATGGATGATGGCGATCAGCGAAGGATAGGACAGCAGGATCTCATCGACGCTGCTCGCAGCCGGATCGAGGCGATAGGCGGCCTGCACATCGGCATCGAGCCGACGCCGTATATCGGTGAGGCGCGCGGCGAGCGATCCGATGATCGCGATCGCCCGATCGGCGGCTTCGGCCTGTTCCCCATCGATGTCGGCCAGCTCGAATTCGAGGATCAGCTGCGCCGCCAGCTGGTCCAGCGCCGTCTCGAGCGTGGCGGCGACATAGGCGTTCTCATTGGCGGCGGTGAGCGCGGGCGGCCCGAAGCGAAGCGGAAACAAGGCCGAGATCAGCTCGCGCAAGATCCGCTTCAGGGCGGATTGCGAGGGGAAATCAATGCCCAGTTCCGCATGACGGGCGTGCGCGACCCGCCAATCCTGCCGCGCATGACGCAAGTCCTCGATCGTGCGCTCGATATTGCCGGGGAAGGCAGCGTCGATGGTCTCGGTCATGCGGGGCGATTTCTTTTGCCGATGGGGTGACGGGCCGGCACCCGGACATGGGACGATCCCGCGTGCCGGGCATGATCGAGCCGCAGGCGATCGAGCAGCGCGATGCCATCGGGCCAGTCGTCGGCGCCCGACTCGACATTGATGTGGCCGGCATCCCCCGCATCGATCAGCCTGGCCCCCCAGAGCTGCGCCAGATCGGCGACGCTCGAGAAGCTGGCATGGGGATCGGAGCGGCTCGCCACCAAGATGCTCGGGAAGGGAAGACGGGTTCCCGGTGCGGGCGCAAAGCGCCGGACAAGGCGATGCGCATCGGGGCGATCGACGTCCGGCGGCGTCACGAGCAGCGCCGCCTTGACCTTGTGCAGCCGGTCGGTCGATGCCTGCTGTGCCCACCAGGCGACGGCAAGGCAGCCAAGGCTGTGGGCGACGAGGAATACCGGCTGGCGCCGCCGTGCGATCGCGCGATCGAGGCGCGCCACCCATTGGTCGGTGGTCGGATCATCCCATGCGCCGAGATCCACCTTCAGCGCCTGCGGACGGTTTCGCAACCAATGGCTCTGCCAGTGCTCGGGGCCGCTGTCGAACAGTCCCGGAATGATGAGCTCATCGAACTTGGATGTCATCGGCCCTCTCCTGCGGCTATGATCGGGTGGAGACGGGGATAGCCAGATCGATCTGGGCATGCCAAGAAATCTCTACTACATGAGTAGACAATTACGCTTCGCCCGGTAGGGAGGCCGCCACCGCAGGAGGGATAGGCCTCCGCCGGGCGGCTTCACCCGGCATGCGAGTGGGTATGGGCGGCGCATATGATCGATCGACGGCAATTGGTGGGGGCGTTTCTTCCGCTGGCGATGAGCCTGCGTCCATCGGCGGCCGTCGCAGCGAAGACGGCGGGAAAGGCGGGGGAGCGCTGGACGTTCGATTCGCTCGATGATGTCGGCGGGATGCCGGTTCGGTCGATCGGATCGCCCGGCCTGACGCCGAGCCCCTGGGGGCCGGCCATGGCCTTTGACGGCACGCATGATGCGCTGCTGGTCGATCGTCATCCGCTCGCGGGTGCGGGCAGGTTCACCTTCGAAGCGCTGTTCCGGCCGGACGGCGGCGCGTTCCAGCAGCGCTGGTTCCACCTCGAATCCTGCGACGCGGCCACCGATCCACCGGGGACTAGCGCGACCAGGATGATGTTCGAAATCCGGGTGGTCGGCGAGAACTGGTATCTCGATGCCTTTGTGACCGGCCCCGGCTACAAGCAGCCGCTCATGATGCCCGCGATGCTATGGCCGATCGGGCGATGGCATCATGTCGCGCAGAGCTATGACGGGCAAATCTATCGATCGTTCTTGAACGGGCATTTGCAGGCTTCGGCGGCGATTGATTTCACCCCGCAGGGGCCGGGGCGGGCGTCGATCGGTGCCCGGCTCAATGGCGTCGATCATTTTCGTGGCGCGGTGCGCGCCGCCCATTTCTCGCGCCGGGCGCTGCGGCCGTCGCAATTCCGTCTGCTCGATCGCCATCTTGTGAACGATCCGCCTGCTCCATCCCGATGAGAACAGGCGCTTTCGGATCGCGCGCCGCTCCGGATTCCGGCGGCGACCCCGCAAAAATGGCGGAAAGCTGAGCTTCATTGCGGCGAAGAGAGACGATCTTGATAGCCTAGTACACAACTAGGCTAGTGGGGTTTGCAAATAAGGGGCAGACCGCGACCATGAGCCGAAACTATAACGCTACCACGACAGACACCACGCGCAACGCGCCGCGCGCGCGATCCGGGCGATGGCTCGGCGGGACGATCCTGTCGTCATGGCTGGCATGGTCGCTGGCAGGGCCGGCGCTCGCGCAGGATGCGGGGCAGGCGGTGCCGGCAGCGGCGGCGACGGTCGCTGATGGCGGCAAGACGAGCGCGCCAGCGGCGCCAACCGCGCCAACCGTCCAGCCGACGGTGGTGCCGCAAACCGCCGTTGCGGTCGCGGACACGTCCGCCGAGATCGTGGTGACCGGCTCGCGCATCCGCAACGGCAAGGGTGGTCCCAATCCGGTCACCACCGTCACCGACAAGCAGCTGTCGATCCTCAGCCCGGAAAGCCTGCCCGCCGGGCTCGCCAAGCTGCCGATCTTCCAGCCGGTCAAGAGCAGCGACAGCGCGTCGGACGGCGGCTACCAGCCGACCGGCAATTATCTCGACCTCTGGGGCCTCGGGCCGATCCGCACGCTGATCCTCGAGGACGGCCATCGCGTCGCCTCGACCTATTATGACGGCACGGTCGACGTGAACACCTTGCCACAGTTGCTGGTCAAGCGCGTCGAGGTCGTCACCGGCGGCGCGTCGGCGGTCTATGGCTCGGATGCGGTCTCCGGCGTCGCCAACTTCATCATCGACAAGTCGTTCGACGGCATCAAGGGCCAGGTGCAGGGCGGGGTCTCGACCTATGGCGATGGCGGCTCGTTCCGCGTCGGCGTCGCCAATGGCTTCAAGGTCGGCGAGCATGGCCATTTCGAGTGGAGCGGCGAATATTATCGCCGCAACGGCATTTCCGCGACGCCGCGCGCCTATGGCACGTCCGCCGTCTCGATCGTCGGCACCGGCACCGCGGCCAGCCCCTATGCGCAGCTGACCGACACTCGCCTCAACAATTCGACCTTCGGCGGCCTCGTCACCAACGGGCCGTTCGCAGGCCAGCAATTCCTGCCGGACGGCACCTTGGCGCCTTTCAACAAGGGCACGGTCACGCAGAGTGCCGGTATCTCGGTGGGCGGCGACGGTTCCTACCGCACGCCATCGAACCTGCTGCCCTCGCTCAGGACCGCGCAGATCTTCGGCCGGTTCGACTATGATCTCGGCGGCGACACCAGGGCCTATGTCCAGGGCAGCTTCTCGCGCACCAACACCGTCTCGCACGAGCAGAACCTGATCAGCACGGCCAGTTCGACCCCGATCACGATCTACAGCGGCAACGCCTATCTGCTGCCGCAATATCAGGCCGAACTGACCGCCGCCAACGCATCGAGCTTCAATCTCAACCGCTACAATGCCGATTTCGGCAATCTGCTCGGCCTGCACGACCAGACCACCTCCTATTCGGTGACGGCCGGGCTGGAGGGCAAGATCTTCGGCGGTTTCGACTGGGATGTGTTCTACACCCACGGCGTCGGCAAGACATCGCAGCTGACCACCAACAACACCAACACCGAGCGGCTCTATGCGGCGCTGGATGCGGTGCGCGATCCGTCGAGCGGCAACATCGTCTGCCGCGTCACGCTGACCGATCCGGGTGCCTATCCGGGCTGCGTGCCGCTCGACGTGCTCGGCGCCAACAGCGCGTCGCAGGCGGCGATCAACTATGTCAACGGCGACACCAGCTGGACCGCCACCAACGTGATGGACGATGTCGGCGCCAACATCACCGGCAAGCTGTTCGAGGGGTGGGCCGGCCCGGTCAGGGTCGCCGCCGGCGCCGAATATCGCCACCTGACGCTGCGCGAGACCTCGTCGGTCGACGACAACACGTTCGACGCGACCGATCTGCGCGTCGGGGCCAACGGTAAGACGGTGCCGACGAGCCTGCAATTGTGGACCAAGAACATCACCGCGCCGACCTATGGCGCGCAGTCGGTCTATGAAGGCGATCTCGAGCTCGACGTGCCGGTGCTGCGCGATCTGCCGCTGGCCCGGCTGGTGTCGGTCAGCGCCGCCGGTCGCTTCACCCATTACAGCACCAGCGGCTCGGTGCAGACCTGGCGCGTCGGTGTGGAATGGAACGTGGCGCCGGGGCTCAACGTCCGCGCCACGCGCTCGCGCGATATCCGGGCGCCCACCCTGTACGATCTCTATCAGGGCAGGGCCGCGACGATCTCCGGTTATACCGATTATCTGACCGGATCGAGCGGGCAGATCCTCAACATCAGCCAGGGCAATCCCAATCTGAAGCCCGAGATCGCGCGGAACACCACCGTCGGCGCGACCTATCAGCCCAGCTGGTTCCGCAACCTGACTCTCTCGGCCGACTATTTCGACGTGAAGATCGACAATGCGATCGGTTCGGTTTCGGGGCTGACCGCCTCGGTGGAGAAGCTTTGCATCGCATCGGGCGGCAGCTCGCCGCTCTGCGCGCTGGCGGTTCGACCCAACCCGATCACCGATACCAGCGCCGCCAACGCGCCGACCGCCAACATCAAGGAGAATGAGAATATCGCCAAGGTCGAGGCGCGGGGCGTGGTCGTGGGGTTCGACTATGCGATCAACCTGGCCGAGGCGACGCGGGTCATTCCGGGAAATGCCAACATCCATGTCCAGTGGACGCATGAGCCGGTGCTCAAGAGCCAGCAATTGCCGGGCGCGATCTATACCAACGCCGCCGGCACCGCGCTGGCGCCGGTCGACCGCATCGCGACGACGCTCGAATATGGCGTCTCCGGCATCGATGCGGCGGTGACGCTGCGTTATTTCTCGGGCTTCCACTACAGCGCCGACCCGACGCTGATCGTCGCGCAGCCGGCTTCCAAGGCCTATGTGCAGACCGACTTCAACCTCGCCTACACGTTCAACGTCCGCAACAATCCGCTGAGTGTCTTCCTCAACGTCAACAATGCGTTCAACGTCCATGGCGGGCTGTACGAGGCCAGTTCGTCCAACCCGGGCCTGATCTATCCGGCGGCGCCGTTCGCCGACGAGATCGGGCGGTATTTCAGCTTCGGTGTTCGGGTCGGCGTTTGACGCCGCCCCGAACCCACCGGGATTTTCACACCGTTCGGGGTCTGATCCGCAACGATGGAGTAAGCGTATGATAGGTCGTTTCTGGTCGCGCAGCGTTTGCGCCTTTGCGCTGTGTACGACGCCGCTGGCGATCGCGAGGCCGGTCGAGGCCGCCGCGGTCGCCCGAGCCACGGCGGCCCCCGTCGGGCAGGCCCGGCCCAACATCATCCTCATCCTGTCCGACGACAACAGCGTGCCGCATGACGGCTGCCACCCCTCGCGCGACCTCGATGCCAACAACGTCACCAACAATTTCGAGGCGTTCGCCGCGCAGGGCATGTGCTTCGACCATGCCTATTCGACCTCGCCGCAATGCGCGCCGTCGCGCGGCTCGATCTTCGCCGGGCGCAACCCGGTCGATATCGGCATCACCCGCTTCGCCGAGCCGGCCGGGCTCGACGTGCGCTACTTCTCCGACATCCTGCGCGCGTCGGGCTATTGGGTCGGTCTCGATGCGCGCAACCATCATCTCGGCGGCCGCGAGGACGATCCGCCGCACGTCAAGCAGGCGCTGCGCGACAGCGGCATGACCCGGCTCGAGGATCGGTTCGACTATGTCAACGTCTACGGCACCAAGACGATGACGCCGGCCGCGATCACCGCCCAGCTCGGTGAGACGCTCGACAAGGTGCCGGCCAGCAAGCCTTTCTTCCTCTATTTCGGATTCAGCACGCCGCATCGCCCGTTCGTGTCGGACCATCGCGACATCGATGCGAGCAAGCTGACCCTGCCGCCGGACTGGCCCGATCTTCCCGCCGTGCGGGAGGATTATGCCGGATCGCTGGCCGACATCCGGACGATGGACCGCCAGTTCGGCGCGATGATGAAGCTGCTGAAGGATCGCGGGCTTGCCGACAACACGATCGTGGTGTTCATGGGCGACAATGGCGAATCCATGTATCGCGGCAAGGGCACGTTGTACGAGCGCGGCAACCATGTCCCGCTGATCATCCGCTGGCCGGGCGTGGTGAAGCCGGGTTCGCGCAGCGAGGCGCTGGTCAGCGGCATCGATCTCGCCGAGACCTTCGTCGAGGCGGCCGGGCTCAACGCCGATTCGCACATGACCGGGCTCAGCCTCGTGCCGCTGCTTAAGGGCGCGGCCGGGCCGGGGCACGACTATATCTTCACCGAACGCGGTGAGCATCCGGGCAGCCTCACCGTGTCCGAGGGTGTCGATTACATGCGTGCGATCACCGGGCCGCGCTACAAGCTGATCTACAATGCGATGCCTTCGCAGCCTTATTCGCCGGTCGATCAGGGTGGCCGCTTCCTGGATCCCAAACAGCAAAAGATCACCTCGGACAGCATCGACGTACTGCCCGCGGTCCATCTCAGCGACGAGGAGCGGGCGACGGGCGCGTGGAAGGCGATCGTCGAGGCGCATCAGGCGAAGACGCTGTCGCCTTTGTTCGAGCGGCTCTATTTCCAGCGGCCGCGCCCGATCTTCGAGCTCTACGACATCCAGGCGGATCCCTATGAATTCAACAATCTCGCGGGGAAGCCCGCATACAAGGCGATCGAGGTCGATCTGCGCAACCGGCTCGACAATTGGATGGCGCTGAGCCACGATTATCTGCCGCTCGCCACCGACGCCTATCGCGAGACTGACGACCCGATGCGGTACAAGCCCTGATATACGCGCATGATGAACGATAGGCCGGTCACCGCCGACCTGAACGGTATGCGCCACCTCGATGGTGGTGCATTCCTGATGGGATCGGAACGCTTCTACCGCGAGGAGGCGCCCGTCCGCCGGGTGCGGGTCGATCCGTTCTGGATCGACGAGACACCGGTCACCAACCGGGCGTTCGCGCGCTTCGTCGCCGAAACCGGCTATCGCACCGTGGCCGAGGTCGCGCCGGACCCCGCCGTCTATGCCGATCTGCCGGCCGAGCTGGCCCATCCCGGCTCCCTGGTGTTCGAGCCGACGCGCGGGCCGGTCGATCTCGGCGATCCCAACCAATGGTGGCATTTCCGGCTCGGCGCCTGCTGGCGGCATCCGCTCGGCCCCGACAGCGACCTCGCGGGGATCGAGGACCATCCGGTCGTCCATATCGCCCATGCCGACGCGCAGGCCTATGCCGATTGGGCGGGCAAGAGCCTGCCGACCGAGGCGGAGTGGGAATATGCGGCGCGCGGCGGGCTCGACGGGGCCGACTATGCCTGGGGATCGGAGCTGGCCCCCGGCGGCGCGATGCTCGCCAATTACTGGCAGGGCGCCTTCCCGTTCGCCAACCAGCTGCTCGACGGCTGGGAGCGGACGTCTCCGGTGCGCACCTATGCACCCAACGGGTACGACCTCTACGACATGATCGGCAATGTCTGGGAATGGACGGCGGACTGGTTCGCCCAGCCCCGGATCGCGCGCAAGGCCAAGGGGAGCTGCTGCGTGCCGAACAATCCGAGGGGCGGTCGCGAGCAGGACAGCCTCGATCCGTCGATGCCGGTGCTCCGCATCGGCCGCAAGGTGCTCAAGGGCGGATCGCATCTGTGCGCGGCCCATTATTGCCGGCGCTATCGGCCGGCGGCGCGGCTCGCCCAGATGATCGACTCATCGACCGGGCATATCGGATTTCGCTGTGTCGTCCGTGGGATGGCGTAGGGCGGATCGCCCGGCAATAGCCGTCACCAGACTGCGCGGATGGCGGCGTTCGCTTGTCATCGGCCGCTTCGCCTTCTATGCCGCAGCGCAGCAGGCGAGCCTTCGTCTGGAGTGGATAATCGGGTAAACCGGATCGATCAGCGGGAGCGGATATGGCCGAAAACGCCACGCTGCCCGATGTTCGGGGCCCTGTTCATGGGCCGCGATCCATCGGCGCAGGGTGATCCAGGATGTCCCGATGACCCAGAAGACCAATGCCTTATCCTTCGCGCCGGAGCCTCGTCATGGCGCCCTGACCGGATCGGCGTCCCGCCCGGGCCCCCGCCCGGCTGACGGCGCGATATCCCGCCACATGGGGAGAGTGGGATGAACACCGTCGCCATCACCATCGCGCTGGTCGGGCTGCTCGGCATCGGCGCCCAGTGGGTCGCCTGGCGCACCGGCTGGCCGGCGATCGCGCTGATGCTGGTCGCGGGCATCCTCGCCGGGCCGGTGCTGGGCATCGTGCAGCCGCATCAGGCCTTCGGGCCGGCGCTCGAGCCGGTGATCTCGCTCGCCGTGGCGGTGATCCTGTTCGAAGGCGGCCTCAGCCTCGATTTCCGGGAATTGCGCCGCACCGAAGGCGCGGTATTGCGGCTGGCCCTGATCGGCGTGCCGGTCGGCTGGGCGCTCGGCGCGATCGCCTGTTACTATATTGCGGGCCTGGTCTGGCCGGTCGCGATCCTGCTCGGCGGCATCTTGGTGGTGACCGGGCCGACGGTGGTGCTGCCGATGCTCCGCCAGATCTCGCTGGCGCCGCGGCCACGCGCGATCCTCAAATGGGAGGCGATCGTCAACGATCCGATCGGCGCGCTCTGTGCCGTCGTCACCTATGAATATCTCCGCCATGCCGATCAGGGCGGCAGCATCGCGGGCGTGGCCATCGCCCTGCTGGGCGCGGCGTTCGTCGCCGGTCTGGTCGGTCTCGCGGTGGCCTTCGCGATCGGCTGGCTGCTGCCGCGCGGTCATGTGCCCGAATATCTGAAGGCGCCCGTCCTCCTCGTCGCCGTGATCGGCACCTTCGTGGTCTCGAACATGATCGAGGGCCAGACCGGGCTGCTCGCGGTGACGGTGATGGGGGTCGCGCTGGCCAACATGAAATTGGCGAGCTTTCGGGATTTCCATCCCTTCAAGGAGAATATCACGGTCATCCTCGTCTCCGGGGTGTTCGTGCTGCTGTCGGCCAATCTCAATTTCGCGGCCCTGCAACGGTTTGAGTGGCGCTTTCTGGGCTTCGTCATGGCGCTGCTGTTTCTCGTGCGGCCGGCGGCGGTCTTCGTCAGCCTCGCCTTCAGCCGGGTGCCGTGGCGCGAGCGATTGTTCGTCGCGTGGATCGCGCCGCGCGGCATCGTCGCCGTCGCGATCTCCGGCCTGTTCGCGCTGCGCCTCGACGAGCTGGGATACAGCGATGGCAGCACGCTCGTCACGATCAGCTTCTCGCTGGTGGTGGCGACCGTCGTCTGCCACGGTTTCAGCGCCGGCGTGGTCGCGCGGTTCCTCGGGCTGACCGGCGGTGGCCGGCGGAGCCTGCTGATCGTCGGGAGCACCAGCTGGAGCCGCTCGCTGGCGGAGCAGCTGGGGCAGATGGCGGTGCCGATCATGCTCGCCGACACCAGCCTCCAGCGCTTGCGGCGGCCGCATCAGGATGGCGTGCCGACCTTCCATGGCGAGATCCTCGCCGAGGCGACCGAGCATCATCTCGATTTCAGCCATTTCCAGGCGCTGGTCGCGGCGACGGACAACGAAGCCTATAATGCGCTGGTGTGCAGCGAGTTCGTGCCGGAACTCGGCCGCGACGCGGTGTATCAATTGGGCGGCGAATCCAATGACGAGCTTCATGCGCTCTCCGGTTCGTTGCGCGGGCGCTCGCT
This genomic window from Sphingomonas abietis contains:
- a CDS encoding sulfatase family protein, with protein sequence MIGRFWSRSVCAFALCTTPLAIARPVEAAAVARATAAPVGQARPNIILILSDDNSVPHDGCHPSRDLDANNVTNNFEAFAAQGMCFDHAYSTSPQCAPSRGSIFAGRNPVDIGITRFAEPAGLDVRYFSDILRASGYWVGLDARNHHLGGREDDPPHVKQALRDSGMTRLEDRFDYVNVYGTKTMTPAAITAQLGETLDKVPASKPFFLYFGFSTPHRPFVSDHRDIDASKLTLPPDWPDLPAVREDYAGSLADIRTMDRQFGAMMKLLKDRGLADNTIVVFMGDNGESMYRGKGTLYERGNHVPLIIRWPGVVKPGSRSEALVSGIDLAETFVEAAGLNADSHMTGLSLVPLLKGAAGPGHDYIFTERGEHPGSLTVSEGVDYMRAITGPRYKLIYNAMPSQPYSPVDQGGRFLDPKQQKITSDSIDVLPAVHLSDEERATGAWKAIVEAHQAKTLSPLFERLYFQRPRPIFELYDIQADPYEFNNLAGKPAYKAIEVDLRNRLDNWMALSHDYLPLATDAYRETDDPMRYKP
- a CDS encoding formylglycine-generating enzyme family protein; protein product: MRHLDGGAFLMGSERFYREEAPVRRVRVDPFWIDETPVTNRAFARFVAETGYRTVAEVAPDPAVYADLPAELAHPGSLVFEPTRGPVDLGDPNQWWHFRLGACWRHPLGPDSDLAGIEDHPVVHIAHADAQAYADWAGKSLPTEAEWEYAARGGLDGADYAWGSELAPGGAMLANYWQGAFPFANQLLDGWERTSPVRTYAPNGYDLYDMIGNVWEWTADWFAQPRIARKAKGSCCVPNNPRGGREQDSLDPSMPVLRIGRKVLKGGSHLCAAHYCRRYRPAARLAQMIDSSTGHIGFRCVVRGMA
- a CDS encoding cation:proton antiporter, translated to MNTVAITIALVGLLGIGAQWVAWRTGWPAIALMLVAGILAGPVLGIVQPHQAFGPALEPVISLAVAVILFEGGLSLDFRELRRTEGAVLRLALIGVPVGWALGAIACYYIAGLVWPVAILLGGILVVTGPTVVLPMLRQISLAPRPRAILKWEAIVNDPIGALCAVVTYEYLRHADQGGSIAGVAIALLGAAFVAGLVGLAVAFAIGWLLPRGHVPEYLKAPVLLVAVIGTFVVSNMIEGQTGLLAVTVMGVALANMKLASFRDFHPFKENITVILVSGVFVLLSANLNFAALQRFEWRFLGFVMALLFLVRPAAVFVSLAFSRVPWRERLFVAWIAPRGIVAVAISGLFALRLDELGYSDGSTLVTISFSLVVATVVCHGFSAGVVARFLGLTGGGRRSLLIVGSTSWSRSLAEQLGQMAVPIMLADTSLQRLRRPHQDGVPTFHGEILAEATEHHLDFSHFQALVAATDNEAYNALVCSEFVPELGRDAVYQLGGESNDELHALSGSLRGRSLFDTGTGIAELDERERDGWSFRKTRISEHFDFDALKSVLPDGADMLLLLRPNGVIRFFTHVSRPLPEAGDIVLSYAPPDPDAVDAKRAKRSRKAATMSLSDQGAA